A genomic stretch from Carassius auratus strain Wakin chromosome 35, ASM336829v1, whole genome shotgun sequence includes:
- the LOC113054782 gene encoding NHL repeat-containing protein 3-like, which translates to MRRRSCCCLIAVTMAILLFIIFICGSISSRVIRSQGEVRVSGRALYKLDISWPKNPEVFSGQVFGAAVNHVSGLVYVAQRGDNIPKVLVFSTDGDFLQAWNTSSLEMPHGIFLANASTDPTVWITDVGNGPYGHTVKQYSPSGKLLQVLGSPGKAGSSLSPLQFDQPAEIFVHSSGEIYIVDGDGGMNNRLIKLSRDLQVLWMHGEKGQGLAQFYIPHSVAVDSYQRVWVADRGNKRIQVFNSVTGDWLGSWGSCFKEDAPYSVRLTPDQKYLVVAELNTNQITLLEAPPIGIIGQCQVVSSIQLAEDVKPHLLDVDLKNAALYVAEIGANQAQKFVPV; encoded by the exons ATGAGAAGACGCAGCTGCTGCTGTTTGATCGCTGTCACCATGGCAATActcctcttcatcatcttcatctgcgGCTCCATCAGCTCTCGCGTGA TCAGGTCTCAAGGTGAGGTCAGGGTTTCTGGACGAGCGCTGTATAAGCTGGACATCTCCTGGCCCAAGAACCCCGAGGTCTTCAGCGGTCAGGTGTTCGGCGCGGCGGTCAATCATGTGTCCGGTCTGGTGTATGTGGCtcag AGAGGTGATAACATCCCTAAAGTGCTGGTGTTCAGTACGGATGGAGACTTCCTGCAGGCCTGGAACACCAGCAGCCTGGAGATGCCTCATGGGATCTTCCTGGCCAACGCATCCACGGATCCCACGGTGTGGATCACAGATGTGGGGAACG ggccgTACGGACACACGGTGAAGCAGTATTCTCCATCAGGGAAGCTGCTGCAGGTGCTGGGATCTCCTGGGAAAGCCGGATCGTCTCTCAGTCCGCTCCAGTTCGACCAGCCGGCTGAAATCTTCGTCCACAGCTCTGGAGAGATCTACATCGTGGACGGAGACGGCGGCATGAACAACCGTCTGATCAAACTCTCCAGAG ATCTGCAGGTGCTGTGGATGCACGGAGAGAAAGGACAGGGACTCGCTCAGTTCTACATCCCTCACAGCGTAGCGGTCGACAGCTACCAGAGG GTGTGGGTCGCAGACAGAGGAAACAAGCGCATCCAGGTGTTTAACTCGGTGACGGGTGACTGGCTGGGCTCATGGGGCAGCTGTTTTAAAGAGGACGCACCGTACTCCGTCAG GCTCACGCCGGATCAGAAGTATCTAGTGGTGGCTGAGCTAAACACCAATCAGATCACTCTGCTGGAGGCTCCGCCCATCGGCATCATCGGTCAGTGTCAGGTGGTCAGCAGCATCCAGCTGGCCGAAGACGTGAAGCCGCACCTGCTGGACGTGGATCTGAAGAACGCAGCGCTGTATGTGGCTGAAATCGGGGCCAATCAGGCGCAGAAGTTCGTTCCTGTCTAG